The nucleotide window AGAACCAACAATCATAAAAGGTAGTGCAGCAATAAAGCCGTCACGTATAGAAGTGATGTATTTTTGTTGACCAATCTTACCAGCAATAGGGGTGACCTTTTGCTCGATAACATTGACCATTTTGTCGTACATAGCGCCCATGTCGTTACTCTCGTTAGGATAAAGTTTAGAAAAGCTCGGCGTCGAAAATTGACTAAGGGGGGACGCCGAGCAAAAACAGGTTAGCCGATAAGTTCTAGTGCAAAATCAAGCACTTTATCGCCTTTCTGCATGCCGTAATCCATCATGTTGATTGGCTCAACTTTGATGCCGTGAGCATCTGCTTTCTTTTGGAAATCTGCTTGCATGTATTTCACTTGAGGACCAAGAAGAACAACCTCGTAGTTACCTACTTGAACGTCGAACTCACTTGCGCCAAATGCTTTGATTTCAGCCTCGATACCGCGTTCTTGCGCAGACGCTTCCATTTTCTTAACCAGTAGAGAGGTAGACATACCAGCAGAGCAGCAAAGCATAATTTTTTTCATTTTTTCTTCTCCAGAATCTTGAATGCCTAATCAATATGCCCTTAAGGAAATCATTTGGAAACCGGTTTCCAAATTATTTCCAGTTAAGTGTGAAAACGATCACTGGAAACCAGAGTTATGGCGAAAAATTCGTGACACAGTTAACGAATGATCTTTGCCTGGGAAACCCGCCACCTCAAATGGTGTTAATGACCTTCATTTCAGGTCTAGTGACAGTTCACCAGTCGTTGGGGCGTGATCTAAAGTTGGAATTTATCGAGTGATGGGGAAAAAAATGTGGTGGAGTCAGCATATTTGGATAGTGGGTTTCCGAGACGCTTTGTATTCCGGTATCCTGACGCGGATCCATATAGCCGGTAGAGTAAATGAACCAATCCATTATGAGACTGTGTGCCAATCAGGTAGAACAGTTCATGAACCCTGTAGCAAAACTGCTGATGCGCAGTCAGCACCTTATGGCTATGCGTGATGGTTTCCAGTTGGCGATGCCCTTCATTTTTGTCGGCTGTATGTTTGTCCCGATTATCTTTCCTCCGTTTGCCGATTCCGAGTCTTGGATGTCGATGGCTTGGATGGACTTATCTCTGGCTTTAAGACCCATCTTGTTGCCAACTTATCAACTGACACTGGGCGTCGTAGGGCTTATCGTTTCTTTTGGCGTTTCGGCCAGTCTCGCGAAGAGCTATCAATTGCCAGAGCGACTGTCTGGATTGACGGGGTGTATGGCGTTTCTCATGCTGGCCGGCTTCTATATCGATGGACAAGAAGATGCTCGCTATCTAGGTGGTGCCGGTCTGTTTACAGCGCTTATCGCAAGTCTGTATTCAATAGAAGTCGTTAGGTTCTTTATCCGCATGGGCTGGTACATCAAGATGCCGGAAGATGTGCCTATTTTAACGATTCAAAGTTTTAAGCTCATCGTGCCGATCTTTGCCGTGATGATCAGCATTTCAACATTCAATGTTTTCCTTGATGCTGAGTTTGGTGTGCACTTTCCGCAATTAATAGAAGAGCTATTCCGCCCTTTAGTGCTAGCCTCAGATAGCCTCGCTGCGGTGTTAATTTCGATACTGATTTGTCAGCTTCTTTGGTTTATGGGGATTCATGGCGCGCTGATCATTACCGGAATTATGAATCCATTCTGGATGTCCAATCTGCTTGAGAACCAAACTGCGTTGGAAGCTGGCGGTCAGGTGCTCCCTCACATCTATCTACCTGCTTTTTGGGACTTTTTTGTTTTGATTGGCGGGGTAGGTTCAACATTACCATTGGTCTATCTTGCGATTAAAAGCCGTTCAAAACAGTTGAAGTCGGTGGGTAAGGTTGGCGCGATTCCGGCGATATTTAATATTAACGAGCCAATATTGTTTGGCTTCCCAATTATTATGAATCCGCTTTTCCTTGTGCCGTTTATTTTTGTCCCAATGCTCAACGCAACCATTGCTTGGTTCTTAACTTCGGCGGAGATTTTGGATCGCGTGGTATTAATGATCCCATGGTCAGTACCAGCTCCAATCGGTGCTGCGTGGGCTGCCAATGGTAGTTACATGAACGCATTAATGGTCGTGTTTGCTATGGTCAATGCTTACTTTATCTACCTGCCTTTCTTCAGAACCCATGAGAAAATTTTGGTTGAGCAAGAAGAAGAGCGAGCAAAACGAATGCAGCAAGCACAAGTGGCCCAGTAGCTGCGTGTGCCCGCTGTCATTGAGTGTTTATTTAGCAGCGACTCGTTTACCGAAGGTATTGATCAAAGCCCCTATCACTATGAGTGAGCCACCAATGTAAGTCCAAACAGTAGGGACTTCATTGAACAGCGCTAAACCTAGCAAAATAGAGAACACAATCTGAACATAGGAGTATGCCGAAGCTTTTCCTGCCGCTTGGGTTTGCATTGCTTTGGTCAATCCTAGTTGACCTATTTGCGTGAAGACACCCACCAACACCAGCATCATGGTGAGATACCAATCCGGCATCACGAAGTCGTCGCCAATCAATAGAATTGAGACTGGCAATGCAACCAATGGGAAGTAGAAAATGATCACTGAGCTGTCTTCAGTTTGGCTTAGCTTCCTAACGATAACGTAGGCGATAGAGCTGCCAAATGCGCCAAGGAGCGCAACACCCACACTAAATAATGGTAGCGACTCTGCCGTGTTGCTGCCTAACGTTGGTCCTACCATAAACGTTAAGCCGAGAATACTCAGCACGATACAAATGATGGTCGACTTCTGAATGTTTTCTTTTAGAAACCAGAACGCAAGCAAGGCAGTGAAGATAGGGTGGATATACTGGAGTATTGTCGCTTCCGCTAGAGGTAGCGTTGTCACTGAATAGTACACACAAATCAAAGCCAGTGAACCGACGATACCGCGCAATAGCAGCAAAGGCCTATTGTGCCCCCACACTGAAATTCCTTTCCTTTTAACATCCAGATAGCTCAGCACCAGTGAAACCAATGCACGCGCCGCTACGATTTCAAATACGGGAATACCATAAGTACTCACGTATTTCACACAGACAGACATCAGCGCAAAGCCGAGTGCCGATAACACCATGTAGCGAACGCCGACAGGGACGATGGAGTCAAAAGTTGTGGTCATAGTCGTCTCTTTAAAAGGTTGAAGTCGTGCTATTTGTGTTTGGTTAGGAATTTGCCAACCGATGCTTTTGGCTGTTTGGCGAGCTTTTGCATTAGCTCAAAACTAGGCTGCGCAATGGCGTGTTTCTCAATAAGCGAGTTGACGAGAATCAACCATAGTGACGCTGTCACCTCGGCGTCGGCTAACGCTCGGTGGAATACGCCATCGTTAGCAATATTATGGTAGGCCACCAGATCACCCAATTTGTGTGAATTGACCTCTTGGTTTAGTCGGCGAGAAACCAAGAGTGAACAGGCAAACTCACCACTATAACCTTTACCAATCAGATCCAGTTCGGCATCTAGAAAGCGCTTATCGAAAGAAGCGTTGTGAGCCACTAGATTGGCATCGCCAATAAAATCGACGAACTCGCTCATCACTTCGTCACAGTTTGGTGCGTGGCTTAGCATATTGTTGGTGATACCTGTGTAGCCCTCGATGAAGCTGCTAACTCGGAACCCCGGATTCATCAATGATTGAAAGCGATCAACCACCTGGCCATTCTCCAGTTTCACGGCACCAATTTCGATAGCGCGATCGCCTTGGTTAGGCGATAAGCCCGTGGTCTCAAAGTCGAGTACGATGGCGGAGGTGGCGGGTGCGGACATAGCGAAATCTCACGAAAAAGTAGGGAGGCAGAGTCTAGCTTGAACGCGTCGTGAAGGGAACCTTCCAAGTACTGATTTTGGTTACATACTGCTTATATCAAAAAGAAAAGGTCCAGATGAACTGGACCTCAGATTGCTGACGAACCCCGCTTTTTCAAGCGGGGTTCTTTTTTCGGAGCGGCCGTAGGCCGCGATCGCGATATTTTTTGTTAGATAGCGTTCTGAAGTGAGTAAGGCTTAAATCGGCATACAGAGGCTAGTATTTGACTTATTTCTGCCTTATTTAGGCCCATTTTTCGCAGATAGCTCACCACCAACGCTATCTTCTTGATGTTTTGAGCGGCAGCGGCTAACCAACATTGCATTTGCACTTTTGCGAGACCGCGGTAGCGCGCGTAACGGTGGCCATGGTGTTGTTTTGCATCGGCGAAGCTTCGTTCTACTGTTTCACTTCGCCTCCGATACGTCTTCTTTCCGTAGCTAGAGAGTCGCATTTGATTGGCTCGCTCCACCGTCTCACTATAAAGGTGACGCGTTATGACCTTCTGCATATTTTCACTCTTAGTACAGTCGTCCCGAACGGGGCAAAACGCACATTGTTTCGGGTCTGAAGCGTATGAGCGATAGCCTGCGCGTGTTGTGGTTTTATAGATAAGTTCTTGCCCTTCTGGACAGCGATAGGTATCGGTCTCTTTTTGGTATTTGAAGTCTTTCTTCTTAAATTTGTTCTTAGTTCTTGATGGGCGGCGATACCCGAACACACCTAATATACTGCGGCGCTCGAGTGATTCAGCAACAGGCGCAGTGAAGTAACCTGCATCGATACCAACTGCGATAGGATTGAGGTTGAACTGCTCTAGTGTGTGATCGAGACGACGGATATAGGGCTGTGAGTCATTCACATTCCCCGGTGTTGCGTATGTGTCTACGATGATACCGTGCTTACCATCCACGGTTCGGTGGTCAAGATAGAAGAAGCCTTGAGGCTTATTGTCTCGTGTCATAAAGCCACTTTCAGGGTCGGTGGTGCTGACTTTAGTGTTTTTGACGTCTGTCTTTGGTGGCGTCTCTTTGAATGGATTTTTACCTTCAGATTCTCGGTCTGCAGCCACATCTTCATTCAGCATATCAAGATAAGCGCCTGCACTAACTGGACGCAGACGATTCATGTGCTTGTTCTTGTTAGCATTGGCTTTAAGGTGTGTACTGTCAGTGAAGAGCTCCTGTCCTGCGACTAAGCCTTTCTCCATCGCTTGAAGCACTATGTTGTTGAAGATGCGCTCAAAGACGTCAGTACCATTGAAGCGTCGAATTCGGTTCTGGCTTAACGTCGAAGCATGGATAACTTTTTCGGTCAGTGACATTCGTAAGAACCAACGATAAGCGACGTTCACTTCAATTTCTTTGACCAGTTGGCGCTCACTTTTGATGCCGAATAGGTAGCCAAGCAGAATGATTTTGAATAAACGCACAGGGTCTACGGGTGGGCGGCCATTATCTTTGCAGTATAGATGTGCCACTTCGTCTCTGATGAACTCGAAGTCGATGGCATTATCAATTTTACGAACGAGATGATTCTGTGGAACGAGCTGTTCCATGGTTACCATTTCGAGTTCGTATTGCTGAGGAGAAGGTTTTTGAAGCATATCGGAGTATCCATATTTCGATACTCCTATTAGATCAAAGGTCTAGCTTGAAAGCTAGACCTTTGTCAGCAGTCTGAGGTCCAGATGAACTGGACCTTTTAAGACGGTTAACCTAGGTTCTCCCCATTGGTTTCGATGACTCTTTGATACCAGTAGAAGCTGTCTTTTTTGTAGCGTTTTAGCTCTTTTTCACTCTCTTCATCGCGGTCAACGTAGACGAAGCCATAACGCTTCGCATAACCATTTAGCCAGCTGAACAGATCTTGATAAGACCAAGTGCAGTAGCCGATTACTTCACAGCCATCTTCAATAGCATCGTTGATAGCTTCAACGTGCGCTTTTAAGAATGCGATACGATAGTCGTCGTGCACACGACCGTCTTCGGTCAGCGTGTCATACGCGCCCAATCCGTTTTCACTGATAAGAATCGGTAAGTTATAGCGAGACGTGATACGGCGAAGTGCGACGCGTAGGCCTTCTGGATCGATTGCCCAGTTCCAGTCGGTCATTTTTAGATGTTCGTTGTCTGCGCGAACATAGTAATCATCAGTAGGGATGCGAGCGACATCAGAAACCACAGACACTTGCGCAGCATTACCGGTTTGTGCCGTCTCTTGGCGGTTTTCTGGTGCAACATAGGTAGCTGATTGATAGTAGTTCAGACCCATGAAATCACAGATACCTGCTTTAAGTAGCTCTTTATCACCTTCTTGGAAGTCGATGTGGATGCCAAGACGCTCGAGCAGTTTTAGACCAATCTTTGGATAAGCCCCTTTCGCGTAGACATCCATCCAAAGTAGATCTTGTATCTCTTGTGCGTTTTCAGCAGCAATCACATCTTCTGGAGAGGCGGTTTTTGAGTAGGTCGGGCTGTAGGCAAAGCTCGCACCAATTTGACCTTTGATACCCATCTCTTTGAATCGCTTCACAGCATTGGCATTTGCTAGGCTTGCGATATGGTTGGCATTGATAAAGCGTTGGTAATCAGAAACTTTTGGTGGATGGATCTTTTGAACGTACCCTAGGCTTGTGAAAATATTCTGCTCATTCATGCAAACCCAGTAAGGCACCTTGTCACCATACTCACTGAACAGGACTTCGCAATAACGCGTAAAGTCCGTCAGAATTTCACGACTTTCCCAGCCTTGATATTCGTCTTGCAGCGCTTGTGGAAGATCCCAGTGGTAGATAGTTAGGATCGGTGTGATGCCACATTCGATCAGTTTATTGATAACGTTGTGGTAGAACTCTACACCCTTCGGGTTTACCGTGCGGCCATCTGGCATGATGCGCGTCCAAGCGACAGAGAAGCGATAGGCCTTCAGTCCCATCTCTCGCATCAGTTCGATGTCTTCTTCATATTTATGGTAGAAGTCAATCGCTACTTCACCTGTTGTATCTTTAAACGTGTTACCTGGAACGCGTGAGTACACATCCCAGATCGAATCGCCTTTACCATCTAGATTCGCTGCACCTTCGATTTGATAGGCTGCTGATGCGCTGCCCCATAAGAAGTTCTCTTGAAATGCCATAGCTACCCCGATTAACCCTTTCATGTATTTGTTTTCTGCCTTCGATAATATTAAAACCATATGGTTTTGTAATTACCAGGGCTTAAAAATTAGATCTTGATCGCCATTTGTCTTTGGTTTTCTGATGGGGTAAACAATTAAACTATAGGTTTATGTTGAATTGCTTGAGTATGACTTTACTAACAAGTAGTCTAAGTGTGCATCAAGAATTAGAGAAAGTGAGTGGGTGAAATGGTCAAATATCAGGGCATTTATAGTGAAATGAAGCAGCGTATTTTATCGGGATATTACAGTGCGTCCGATAAGCTCCCTGATGGCAAAACTCTAGCTCAAGAGTTTGAATGCAGCGAGATCACACTCAAAAAGGCACTCGACTTCCTTGTCAAAGAAGGGTTGGTGGTGCGGAAGCGTGGTTCGGGGTCGTTTGTGAAACAGCGCTCAAGTGCTGTGTCTCAATCTCACCTACTTGGAACTAAAAAGCGAGCTGAGGATCGCGGGCAAACCGTTAATACTCGTGTTGTCACGTTTAAGTTACTGGAAGCGACAGAAGATATCGCGGTGAAACTAAAATGTGCGGTTGGCGATGAGGTCTACAGCGTTACTCGCGTTAGGATATTGGACGGCGTACCAACGATTATTGAGTACATCTACCTATCGAAGGCTGTGGTTTCAAATTTGTCTATCGAACATGTTAAGTCGTCGATTTATGGCTACCTGAGTGAACACCTAAACCAAACTGTTCACAGCGCGAACCTCAAGATAACAGTAGGACACGCGACAGCGACTGAGGGAGAGTATCTCAGCATACCTACGGGTGGACACTTGGTCTGTGTGGCACAAAATGCGTACCTAGATAATGGTCAACTATTTGAGTATTCAGTGGCAAAGCATCTGTGTGAGTCGTTTGAGTTCTCAACAACGTACGTGAAAAGCGAGACTCAGCTGTAACAACAAAGACTTAATGGTACTCGATTCCAGCGTCTCATAAATGAGACACTCTCACCCCTCATCATGTGATGACTACAGCTAAACTGTATAGGAGTAGTCGTTAAGTTTAGTGAGGAGGATCCTTTGACTGGCTTAAGTGGAGTCAGCAAAGCCATTGATATTACTAATAAACGGATTTCAAAATATGCAGCCAGTGACAGTGAGATACTGATCCAAGGAGAGACTGGTGTTGGTAAAAGTCGCTGTGCGAAACTGATTCATGAATTATCAAAACGTCATCAAGGGCCATTTGTCGAAATCAACTGTGGCTCCATTCCTCGTCCCCTTATTGAGTCTGAGTTGTTTGGTCACGAGAAAGGTGCCTTTACTGGGGCGGTTAAAAAACACGTTGGATTTATCAAA belongs to Vibrio sp. 10N and includes:
- a CDS encoding PTS sugar transporter subunit IIC — its product is MNQSIMRLCANQVEQFMNPVAKLLMRSQHLMAMRDGFQLAMPFIFVGCMFVPIIFPPFADSESWMSMAWMDLSLALRPILLPTYQLTLGVVGLIVSFGVSASLAKSYQLPERLSGLTGCMAFLMLAGFYIDGQEDARYLGGAGLFTALIASLYSIEVVRFFIRMGWYIKMPEDVPILTIQSFKLIVPIFAVMISISTFNVFLDAEFGVHFPQLIEELFRPLVLASDSLAAVLISILICQLLWFMGIHGALIITGIMNPFWMSNLLENQTALEAGGQVLPHIYLPAFWDFFVLIGGVGSTLPLVYLAIKSRSKQLKSVGKVGAIPAIFNINEPILFGFPIIMNPLFLVPFIFVPMLNATIAWFLTSAEILDRVVLMIPWSVPAPIGAAWAANGSYMNALMVVFAMVNAYFIYLPFFRTHEKILVEQEEERAKRMQQAQVAQ
- a CDS encoding glycoside hydrolase family 1 protein, which codes for MKGLIGVAMAFQENFLWGSASAAYQIEGAANLDGKGDSIWDVYSRVPGNTFKDTTGEVAIDFYHKYEEDIELMREMGLKAYRFSVAWTRIMPDGRTVNPKGVEFYHNVINKLIECGITPILTIYHWDLPQALQDEYQGWESREILTDFTRYCEVLFSEYGDKVPYWVCMNEQNIFTSLGYVQKIHPPKVSDYQRFINANHIASLANANAVKRFKEMGIKGQIGASFAYSPTYSKTASPEDVIAAENAQEIQDLLWMDVYAKGAYPKIGLKLLERLGIHIDFQEGDKELLKAGICDFMGLNYYQSATYVAPENRQETAQTGNAAQVSVVSDVARIPTDDYYVRADNEHLKMTDWNWAIDPEGLRVALRRITSRYNLPILISENGLGAYDTLTEDGRVHDDYRIAFLKAHVEAINDAIEDGCEVIGYCTWSYQDLFSWLNGYAKRYGFVYVDRDEESEKELKRYKKDSFYWYQRVIETNGENLG
- a CDS encoding GntR family transcriptional regulator, whose amino-acid sequence is MVKYQGIYSEMKQRILSGYYSASDKLPDGKTLAQEFECSEITLKKALDFLVKEGLVVRKRGSGSFVKQRSSAVSQSHLLGTKKRAEDRGQTVNTRVVTFKLLEATEDIAVKLKCAVGDEVYSVTRVRILDGVPTIIEYIYLSKAVVSNLSIEHVKSSIYGYLSEHLNQTVHSANLKITVGHATATEGEYLSIPTGGHLVCVAQNAYLDNGQLFEYSVAKHLCESFEFSTTYVKSETQL
- a CDS encoding 3'-5' exonuclease — protein: MSAPATSAIVLDFETTGLSPNQGDRAIEIGAVKLENGQVVDRFQSLMNPGFRVSSFIEGYTGITNNMLSHAPNCDEVMSEFVDFIGDANLVAHNASFDKRFLDAELDLIGKGYSGEFACSLLVSRRLNQEVNSHKLGDLVAYHNIANDGVFHRALADAEVTASLWLILVNSLIEKHAIAQPSFELMQKLAKQPKASVGKFLTKHK
- a CDS encoding PTS sugar transporter subunit IIB — protein: MKKIMLCCSAGMSTSLLVKKMEASAQERGIEAEIKAFGASEFDVQVGNYEVVLLGPQVKYMQADFQKKADAHGIKVEPINMMDYGMQKGDKVLDFALELIG
- a CDS encoding IS1182 family transposase; translation: MLQKPSPQQYELEMVTMEQLVPQNHLVRKIDNAIDFEFIRDEVAHLYCKDNGRPPVDPVRLFKIILLGYLFGIKSERQLVKEIEVNVAYRWFLRMSLTEKVIHASTLSQNRIRRFNGTDVFERIFNNIVLQAMEKGLVAGQELFTDSTHLKANANKNKHMNRLRPVSAGAYLDMLNEDVAADRESEGKNPFKETPPKTDVKNTKVSTTDPESGFMTRDNKPQGFFYLDHRTVDGKHGIIVDTYATPGNVNDSQPYIRRLDHTLEQFNLNPIAVGIDAGYFTAPVAESLERRSILGVFGYRRPSRTKNKFKKKDFKYQKETDTYRCPEGQELIYKTTTRAGYRSYASDPKQCAFCPVRDDCTKSENMQKVITRHLYSETVERANQMRLSSYGKKTYRRRSETVERSFADAKQHHGHRYARYRGLAKVQMQCWLAAAAQNIKKIALVVSYLRKMGLNKAEISQILASVCRFKPYSLQNAI
- a CDS encoding DMT family transporter; protein product: MTTTFDSIVPVGVRYMVLSALGFALMSVCVKYVSTYGIPVFEIVAARALVSLVLSYLDVKRKGISVWGHNRPLLLLRGIVGSLALICVYYSVTTLPLAEATILQYIHPIFTALLAFWFLKENIQKSTIICIVLSILGLTFMVGPTLGSNTAESLPLFSVGVALLGAFGSSIAYVIVRKLSQTEDSSVIIFYFPLVALPVSILLIGDDFVMPDWYLTMMLVLVGVFTQIGQLGLTKAMQTQAAGKASAYSYVQIVFSILLGLALFNEVPTVWTYIGGSLIVIGALINTFGKRVAAK